Proteins from one Salmonella bongori NCTC 12419 genomic window:
- the gmd gene encoding GDP-mannose 4,6-dehydratase, with amino-acid sequence MSKVALITGVTGQDGSYLAEFLLEKGYEVHGIKRRASSFNTERVDHIYQDPHSSNPKFHLHYGDLTDSSNLTRILQEVQPDEVYNLGAMSHVAVSFESPEYTADVDAMGTLRLLEAIRFLGLEKKTRFYQASTSELYGLVQEIPQKETTPFYPRSPYAVAKLYAYWITVNYRESYGIYACNGILFNHESPRRGETFVTRKITRAIANIAQGLESCLYLGNMDSLRDWGHAKDYVRMQWMMLQQEQPEDFVIATGVQYSVRQFVEMAAAQLGIKLRFEGEGIDEKGIVVSVTGHDAPGVKPGDVIVAVDPRYFRPAEVETLLGDPSKAHEKLGWKPEITLSEMVSEMVANDLEAAKKHSLLKSHGYEVAIALES; translated from the coding sequence TTACTGGCGTAACCGGACAGGATGGTTCTTACCTGGCAGAATTTCTGCTGGAAAAAGGGTATGAGGTACACGGTATCAAGCGCCGCGCATCATCGTTTAATACCGAGCGCGTGGATCATATCTATCAGGACCCTCACAGCAGCAACCCGAAATTTCATCTGCACTATGGCGACCTGACTGACTCCTCCAACCTGACCCGCATTTTACAGGAAGTACAGCCGGATGAGGTCTACAACCTGGGGGCGATGAGCCACGTGGCAGTTTCGTTTGAGTCGCCGGAATATACCGCCGATGTGGATGCGATGGGCACGCTGCGCCTGCTGGAGGCGATCCGTTTCCTCGGGCTTGAAAAGAAAACCCGTTTCTACCAGGCCTCCACCTCTGAACTGTACGGTCTGGTGCAGGAGATCCCACAGAAAGAGACCACGCCGTTCTACCCGCGTTCCCCCTATGCGGTGGCAAAACTGTACGCCTACTGGATAACCGTCAACTACCGTGAATCCTATGGTATTTATGCCTGTAACGGCATTCTGTTTAACCATGAATCCCCGCGCCGCGGCGAAACCTTCGTCACCCGTAAAATTACCCGCGCCATTGCCAATATTGCCCAGGGGCTGGAGTCCTGCCTGTATCTCGGCAACATGGACTCGCTGCGCGACTGGGGCCATGCGAAGGATTACGTGCGGATGCAGTGGATGATGTTACAGCAGGAGCAGCCGGAAGATTTCGTCATTGCCACCGGTGTGCAGTACTCCGTACGCCAGTTTGTGGAAATGGCGGCGGCGCAGCTGGGGATCAAACTGCGCTTTGAAGGCGAAGGCATTGATGAAAAAGGGATCGTGGTATCCGTGACCGGCCACGATGCGCCGGGCGTAAAACCGGGGGATGTGATTGTGGCCGTTGATCCGCGCTATTTCCGTCCGGCTGAAGTGGAGACCCTGCTGGGCGACCCGTCCAAAGCGCATGAGAAACTGGGCTGGAAACCGGAAATCACTCTGTCAGAAATGGTGTCAGAGATGGTGGCGAACGATCTGGAGGCTGCGAAAAAACACTCACTGCTGAAGTCACATGGTTATGAGGTAGCCATCGCGCTGGAGTCCTGA